The proteins below come from a single Dinghuibacter silviterrae genomic window:
- a CDS encoding DUF2461 domain-containing protein, with protein MLQPSTLQFLKQLAKNNNKPWFDAHRDAYDAAKGDFSDFIQKVLDAHAKKDEDLRTLKAKDCLFRINRDVRFSKNKAPYKTNMGASLDRGGKKSIYAGYYIHIQPGGESFMGGGLWMPEAKEVKKIRQEIDYCWDEFQKIVKAKAFVTQYGEILKGEYSLSTMPKGYEKDNPAAEYLKLKSYLAIRSISDAELTDKALLKNVLKAFEALQPLLNFLNRAIEHEDA; from the coding sequence ATGCTACAACCTTCGACGCTTCAGTTCCTGAAGCAACTGGCTAAGAACAACAACAAACCCTGGTTCGACGCCCATCGCGACGCCTATGACGCCGCCAAAGGCGACTTCTCTGATTTTATTCAAAAAGTACTCGACGCCCATGCCAAAAAGGACGAAGACCTCCGCACGCTGAAGGCGAAAGACTGTCTTTTCCGCATCAACCGGGACGTCCGGTTCTCCAAAAACAAGGCTCCGTACAAAACAAACATGGGTGCCTCCCTCGACCGGGGCGGCAAGAAATCCATTTACGCCGGTTATTACATCCACATCCAGCCCGGGGGTGAAAGCTTTATGGGCGGCGGTCTCTGGATGCCCGAAGCCAAAGAGGTAAAAAAGATCCGCCAGGAGATCGACTACTGCTGGGACGAGTTTCAAAAAATAGTCAAGGCAAAAGCCTTCGTCACGCAATACGGGGAAATCCTCAAGGGCGAATACAGCCTGTCCACCATGCCCAAGGGGTATGAAAAAGACAACCCCGCGGCGGAATACCTGAAGCTGAAAAGCTATTTAGCCATTCGTTCGATTTCCGACGCGGAGTTGACGGACAAGGCGCTCTTGAAAAATGTCCTGAAGGCCTTTGAGGCGTTGCAGCCGTTGTTGAACTTTTTAAATCGCGCGATCGAGCACGAGGACGCCTAG
- a CDS encoding PfkB family carbohydrate kinase: MSIIAVGSMAFDAIETPFGKVDRIIGGAATYFAYAASNFVTPIRAVSVVGNDFPEAEMAELKRRGVAVDGIEVVKDQKSFFWSGRYHLDMNTRDTLVTDLNVMGNFNPVIPDSYQGSEFLMLGNTLPSLQSSVIRQLKKRPKLIVLDTMNFWIETALPDLKETLSMVDVLMVNDSEARQLTGEYSIVKAAKKILQMGPSYLIVKKGEHGALLFHDNHVFFAPALPLEDVFDPTGAGDTFAGGFLGHLARTRDVSFENMKTAIIMGSAMASFCVEKFGPERLKEVTLQDIETRVQQFVELVQFDIDLV; the protein is encoded by the coding sequence ATGTCGATCATCGCTGTAGGCAGCATGGCATTTGACGCCATAGAAACACCTTTTGGAAAAGTAGACCGGATCATAGGGGGTGCGGCTACATACTTTGCCTACGCGGCGAGCAATTTCGTGACCCCCATCCGGGCGGTATCCGTCGTGGGGAACGACTTCCCCGAAGCCGAAATGGCGGAGCTCAAACGCCGGGGGGTGGCGGTAGACGGAATTGAGGTCGTGAAAGACCAAAAGTCGTTTTTCTGGAGCGGCCGCTACCACCTGGACATGAATACCCGGGACACGCTGGTCACCGACCTGAACGTCATGGGGAACTTCAACCCCGTCATCCCCGACAGCTACCAGGGGTCGGAATTCCTGATGCTCGGGAATACGTTGCCCAGCCTGCAATCCAGCGTCATCCGCCAGTTGAAGAAGCGGCCCAAGCTGATCGTGTTGGATACCATGAATTTTTGGATAGAAACGGCGCTGCCTGACCTGAAGGAAACACTGTCCATGGTGGATGTCTTGATGGTCAACGACAGCGAAGCCCGCCAGCTGACCGGCGAATATTCGATCGTCAAGGCGGCCAAAAAGATCCTCCAGATGGGGCCTTCCTACCTGATCGTCAAAAAAGGCGAACATGGCGCCCTTTTGTTTCACGACAACCACGTGTTCTTCGCGCCCGCCCTGCCGCTGGAAGACGTCTTCGACCCCACCGGGGCGGGAGATACTTTTGCCGGGGGGTTTTTGGGTCACCTCGCCAGGACCCGCGATGTCTCGTTTGAAAACATGAAAACGGCCATCATCATGGGTTCCGCCATGGCCAGCTTTTGCGTCGAGAAGTTCGGCCCCGAGCGGCTGAAAGAGGTGACGCTGCAAGACATTGAAACGCGCGTGCAGCAGTTCGTGGAATTGGTACAGTTCGACATTGATTTGGTGTAA
- a CDS encoding HNH endonuclease, whose amino-acid sequence MIKKIPGEVWKPLQFSGWKDMRKQYAISNQGRACSYTESLMEDGQLLNGSITTGYRTLNLHRPGNKGTIYIHREVARLFHPKPSSRHRFVIHINHNKLDNSARNLRWATLEEMSAHQQLSPDKIAYKQRQREKAAHSKGLKLTVSQVKRIKATLSDPKRKYTYRQLADKYGVSEMTLYRIRSGENWSGVQ is encoded by the coding sequence ATGATCAAAAAGATCCCAGGCGAAGTTTGGAAGCCGCTTCAATTTTCCGGTTGGAAGGATATGCGCAAACAGTACGCCATCTCGAATCAAGGCCGCGCATGCAGCTATACGGAATCCCTTATGGAGGACGGACAGCTCCTCAACGGGTCCATCACCACGGGGTACCGCACCCTCAACCTTCACCGCCCGGGCAACAAGGGGACGATCTATATCCACCGGGAAGTCGCCCGCCTGTTCCACCCCAAACCCTCGTCCCGGCATCGTTTTGTCATCCACATCAACCACAATAAGCTGGACAACAGCGCCCGCAACCTCCGTTGGGCCACCCTGGAGGAAATGAGCGCCCACCAGCAGCTCAGCCCGGACAAGATTGCCTACAAACAGCGTCAGCGCGAAAAGGCGGCCCACTCCAAGGGGTTGAAGCTAACGGTATCCCAGGTCAAACGCATCAAAGCGACACTGTCCGATCCAAAGCGGAAGTATACCTATCGCCAACTGGCCGATAAATACGGCGTTAGCGAAATGACGTTGTACCGTATTCGCAGCGGGGAGAACTGGAGCGGGGTGCAATAG
- a CDS encoding NUDIX hydrolase, with translation MNRSLPLTAGKGALIQDAVQMVASYPKTALTVDCVIFGFEENELKVLLIRSDLQAYKGLWTLLGDVVRESEDLGDAAYRVLRERTGLNDIFLEQVQTFSSPGRHPGGRVTTVAFYSLINIRHHRLKTLDNEVHWHNLQSIEAMGFDHKDILDVCHQRLQRRVQEHPLGFNLLPDKFSLRELQNLYEAILDIKLDRRNFRKKFFSMDFLIDTEEYEVDVPHRPGKLYKFNFQKYQRHQRKWFGIDF, from the coding sequence ATGAACAGGAGCTTGCCACTAACCGCGGGGAAGGGAGCCTTGATCCAGGATGCTGTACAAATGGTCGCTTCCTATCCCAAAACCGCCCTCACCGTTGACTGCGTCATCTTCGGGTTTGAGGAGAATGAATTAAAAGTATTGCTGATCCGGAGCGACCTCCAGGCCTACAAGGGGCTTTGGACCCTGCTGGGGGACGTCGTCCGTGAAAGCGAAGACCTGGGGGACGCCGCTTACCGGGTCCTGAGGGAGCGGACGGGTCTGAACGATATTTTTCTGGAACAGGTCCAGACCTTTAGTTCCCCGGGCCGGCATCCGGGGGGAAGGGTGACCACGGTCGCCTTTTATTCCCTGATCAACATCCGCCACCACCGGCTAAAAACCCTGGACAACGAGGTCCACTGGCACAACCTCCAGTCGATAGAGGCCATGGGTTTTGACCACAAGGACATTTTAGACGTCTGTCACCAGCGCCTCCAGCGCCGGGTACAGGAACACCCGCTGGGTTTCAACCTGTTGCCCGACAAGTTTTCGCTCCGGGAGCTCCAGAACCTGTACGAAGCCATCCTGGACATAAAACTGGACCGGAGGAATTTCCGGAAGAAATTTTTTTCCATGGACTTCCTGATCGATACCGAGGAATACGAGGTGGATGTACCCCACCGGCCGGGTAAACTTTACAAGTTCAATTTCCAGAAATACCAGCGTCACCAACGGAAGTGGTTTGGAATCGATTTCTAG
- the paaE gene encoding 1,2-phenylacetyl-CoA epoxidase subunit PaaE — MTIRDIRKETPDCVSIAFDIPEHLRSTFHFTQGQNITVRTTLDGAEVRRSYSICSAPGEGELRIAVKQVPQGLFSTHASTLKTGDRLEVLPPSGRFFTPLDPTQHKQYVAFAAGSGITPILSIIKTTLETEPHSQFTLVYGNKGRGSIIFKEALEGLKNLHIERFRVIHILSRERTDIPLFQGRIDAEKCALLASSLIRLDQTDEFFLCGPETMIFGVRAFLESRGIPEKKIHFELFTTPGQTLASAAPSTVASPGLQSHVTVKLDGLSFAFDLGYGGASILDAALSEGADLPFACKGGVCCTCRAKLVKGSVDMDANYALEPDELAAGYILTCQAHPRTPEVIVDFDTK; from the coding sequence TTGACGATCCGAGACATCCGTAAGGAAACCCCCGATTGCGTCTCGATAGCTTTTGACATCCCGGAACACCTCCGTTCTACGTTCCATTTTACCCAGGGCCAGAACATCACCGTCCGGACCACGCTCGATGGAGCCGAAGTCCGCCGCTCCTATTCTATATGTTCGGCACCCGGGGAAGGCGAGCTGAGGATTGCCGTCAAACAGGTGCCACAGGGTCTTTTCTCGACACACGCCTCCACGTTGAAAACGGGGGACCGGTTGGAAGTCCTCCCCCCCTCCGGCCGTTTTTTTACGCCCCTCGACCCCACCCAACACAAACAATACGTGGCCTTCGCCGCGGGGAGCGGCATCACGCCCATCCTGTCCATCATCAAGACCACCCTGGAGACCGAGCCCCACAGCCAGTTCACCTTGGTCTACGGGAACAAGGGACGGGGGAGCATTATCTTTAAAGAAGCGCTCGAAGGCCTGAAAAACCTCCATATAGAGCGTTTCCGGGTCATCCACATCCTGAGCCGGGAAAGAACCGACATCCCCCTTTTCCAGGGCCGGATCGACGCGGAGAAATGTGCCCTACTGGCGTCCAGCCTGATCCGCCTGGACCAGACCGACGAATTCTTTTTGTGCGGACCCGAGACGATGATCTTTGGTGTGCGTGCTTTTTTGGAGAGCCGCGGCATCCCGGAAAAGAAGATACATTTCGAGCTGTTCACCACGCCGGGGCAAACCCTCGCCAGTGCCGCTCCTTCCACCGTTGCTTCCCCCGGTCTTCAAAGCCACGTCACCGTCAAACTGGATGGCTTGTCCTTCGCGTTCGACCTGGGGTATGGGGGCGCCTCCATCCTGGACGCCGCCTTGTCCGAAGGAGCCGACCTGCCCTTTGCGTGTAAGGGAGGCGTTTGTTGTACTTGCCGGGCCAAGCTGGTCAAAGGATCCGTAGACATGGACGCGAACTACGCCCTGGAACCCGATGAGCTCGCCGCGGGGTATATCCTGACCTGCCAGGCGCATCCAAGGACGCCGGAAGTCATCGTCGATTTCGATACGAAATAA
- a CDS encoding TetR/AcrR family transcriptional regulator: MSSKRRDEIVAQSAQLFRTYGYNGASMRTVAEAVGIEAASLYNHIKSKSEILQEICFKVANKFLTHMDAVERSQKTTVEKLEDIIRIHIRMMLEEYEHVYVSDHEWKHLPEPYLSNFLNQRRSYRRRLADLVQEGIDRGEMKNIDPYVAVITFLSAIGGIEYWHRSRKAINEQEVEDNMVAYLVGGLRK, encoded by the coding sequence ATGAGCAGCAAAAGAAGGGATGAAATCGTGGCCCAATCGGCTCAGTTATTTCGTACGTACGGCTATAACGGCGCCTCCATGCGCACCGTGGCCGAGGCCGTCGGCATCGAAGCCGCCAGCTTGTACAACCATATCAAGTCTAAATCGGAGATACTCCAGGAGATCTGTTTCAAGGTCGCCAACAAGTTTCTGACCCACATGGATGCCGTGGAAAGAAGCCAGAAAACCACGGTCGAAAAGCTGGAGGACATCATCCGGATCCACATCCGTATGATGCTGGAGGAGTACGAACACGTTTACGTGTCGGACCACGAGTGGAAACACCTCCCCGAGCCCTATCTGTCCAATTTCCTAAACCAGCGCCGGAGCTACCGCCGCAGGCTCGCGGACCTTGTCCAGGAAGGGATCGACCGGGGCGAAATGAAAAACATAGACCCGTATGTGGCCGTTATTACCTTCCTCTCTGCCATCGGTGGCATAGAATACTGGCACCGCTCCCGGAAGGCCATCAACGAGCAGGAGGTCGAAGACAATATGGTGGCCTACCTGGTCGGTGGTCTTCGCAAATAG
- the ligA gene encoding NAD-dependent DNA ligase LigA, which yields MDNTKYYTELTNELLQLAADRKISVSRLDDLRQVLRFHENRYYILNDPLLADQEYDKLYKVLEHLEAADPTLITPDSPTQRVAKDLSKDFPTVAHLVPMLSLENSYNADDLLDWDRKARELSGHEEMTYCVEPKFDGASISLIYEQDLLTRGATRGDGVSGDDITVNIRQIRSVPLSAAFSKYGIQQVEIRGEVLINKANFKKFNDQLAEQNLAPLANPRNAAAGSLRMKDPKEVGRRNLEAFLYHVSYWTPTGASETPHTHSGMLEMLWDLGFRSPQKEKRVFKGIQAVIDYCLEFEQGRDNLPYEIDGMVIKVDDLAVQDRLGMTTHHPRWAIAYKFKARQGTSKLRKVEFQVGRTGAVTPVGKIDPVGIGGVTVTSVSLFNEENVREKDLRLGDTVLVERAGDVIPYIVKSQPELRDGSEKVIHFPKHCPVCGDPLVKPEGEAVWRCVNINCPAQVVERIIHFVSKDAMDIRSLGEANVRRFYELGWLKDVPGIYTLPFDKIAELEGFGKKSMTNLQTAIDASRTQPLYRLIFALGIRYVGETTAKTLAQAVDHLLDFAGFTEEQLLELEDVGPKVAGSIYQFFHNKDNLHMLSVLESLGLNLRNTHSTPATGGALQDQTFLFTGTLQQMTRSEAEGLVEQNGGKILGGVSSKLNYLVVGEDAGSKLEKAKKISSIRILTEEAFLALVGRA from the coding sequence ATGGATAACACTAAGTATTATACCGAGTTAACCAACGAACTCCTGCAGCTGGCGGCCGACAGAAAAATTTCTGTAAGCCGACTGGACGACCTTCGCCAAGTGCTGCGCTTCCATGAGAACCGTTATTACATCCTCAACGACCCGCTCCTGGCTGATCAGGAATACGATAAACTCTACAAGGTGCTGGAGCACCTGGAAGCCGCCGATCCCACGCTGATCACCCCCGACTCGCCCACACAACGGGTAGCTAAAGACCTTTCCAAAGACTTTCCGACGGTGGCCCACCTCGTACCGATGTTGTCCCTTGAAAACTCCTACAACGCCGACGACCTCCTCGACTGGGACCGCAAAGCCAGGGAGCTGAGCGGCCACGAGGAGATGACCTATTGCGTCGAGCCGAAGTTCGACGGCGCCAGCATCTCCCTCATCTACGAACAAGACCTCCTCACCAGGGGCGCCACCCGCGGAGACGGCGTCAGCGGGGACGACATTACCGTCAATATCCGCCAGATCCGCTCCGTGCCGCTCTCCGCGGCCTTTTCCAAATACGGTATCCAACAGGTCGAGATCCGGGGAGAAGTGCTCATCAATAAAGCCAATTTCAAAAAGTTCAACGACCAGCTGGCGGAGCAAAACCTGGCGCCCCTGGCCAATCCGCGGAACGCGGCGGCGGGGTCGCTCCGCATGAAGGACCCCAAAGAGGTGGGGCGGCGCAACCTGGAGGCCTTTCTCTACCATGTGAGCTACTGGACGCCGACCGGCGCTTCTGAGACGCCCCACACCCACTCGGGTATGCTCGAAATGTTGTGGGACCTGGGCTTCCGCAGCCCCCAAAAAGAAAAACGGGTCTTCAAAGGCATACAGGCCGTCATCGACTATTGTCTGGAATTCGAACAAGGACGGGACAACCTCCCCTACGAGATCGACGGGATGGTCATCAAGGTGGACGACCTCGCGGTACAAGACCGGCTCGGCATGACCACCCACCACCCCCGCTGGGCCATCGCCTATAAATTCAAGGCCCGCCAGGGCACCAGCAAGCTCCGGAAGGTAGAATTCCAGGTAGGCAGGACCGGGGCCGTGACACCGGTCGGAAAGATCGACCCGGTCGGTATCGGCGGGGTGACCGTCACTTCAGTTTCCCTGTTCAACGAGGAAAATGTACGGGAAAAAGACCTCCGGTTAGGCGACACCGTCCTGGTGGAAAGGGCCGGGGACGTCATCCCCTATATCGTCAAGTCCCAGCCGGAATTGCGCGACGGGTCCGAGAAAGTCATTCATTTTCCCAAGCACTGCCCCGTCTGCGGCGACCCGCTCGTCAAACCGGAGGGCGAAGCCGTCTGGCGCTGTGTCAACATCAACTGCCCCGCCCAGGTGGTGGAACGCATCATCCATTTTGTATCAAAGGACGCCATGGACATCCGGAGCCTGGGCGAAGCCAACGTGCGCCGCTTTTATGAGCTCGGCTGGCTCAAAGACGTCCCCGGCATCTATACCCTCCCCTTTGACAAAATCGCGGAACTCGAAGGGTTTGGCAAAAAATCAATGACCAACCTCCAGACCGCAATAGACGCCAGCCGGACCCAGCCGTTATACAGGCTTATTTTTGCGCTGGGGATCCGCTACGTAGGCGAAACCACCGCCAAAACCCTCGCCCAGGCGGTGGACCACCTCCTCGACTTCGCCGGGTTCACCGAGGAACAGCTCCTGGAGCTGGAGGACGTAGGTCCAAAAGTGGCGGGCAGCATCTACCAGTTTTTCCACAACAAGGACAACCTCCACATGCTGTCCGTGCTCGAATCCCTGGGTCTCAACTTGCGCAACACCCATTCTACCCCGGCGACCGGGGGCGCCCTCCAGGACCAGACTTTCTTGTTCACGGGCACCTTGCAACAAATGACCCGCAGTGAAGCCGAGGGTCTCGTGGAACAAAACGGCGGGAAGATCCTGGGCGGGGTCAGCAGCAAGCTGAATTACCTCGTCGTCGGGGAGGACGCCGGCTCCAAACTGGAAAAGGCCAAAAAAATAAGCAGTATCCGTATTCTAACGGAGGAGGCGTTCCTGGCGCTGGTTGGACGGGCGTGA
- a CDS encoding aspartate-semialdehyde dehydrogenase: MKVAVVGATGLVGTKMLQVLEERNFPVDELIPVASAKSVGKEVKFKGKAYKIVSADDAIAAKPNVAIFSAGGSTSLEWAPKFAAAGITVIDNSSAWRMDPTKKLVVPEINADALTPEDKIIANPNCSTIQMVVALAPLHKAYQIKRIVVSTYQSVTGTGVKAVTQLFNERAGEEGEKAYAYPIDLNVIPQIDVFLDNGYTKEEMKMVNETRKIMRDDSIRITSTTVRIPVVGGHSESVNVEFAKDYALPDVRSLLETAPGVVVVDEPSKAQYPMPLNAHERDEVFVGRLRRDDSQPNTLNLWIVSDNLRKGAATNAVQIAEYLAGKGWL, encoded by the coding sequence ATGAAAGTCGCCGTTGTGGGTGCTACCGGACTAGTAGGCACCAAAATGTTACAGGTATTGGAAGAACGCAACTTCCCCGTTGATGAGCTGATTCCCGTGGCCTCCGCCAAGAGCGTGGGGAAAGAAGTCAAGTTCAAGGGGAAGGCCTACAAGATCGTTTCCGCTGACGACGCCATCGCGGCAAAGCCCAATGTGGCCATCTTTTCCGCAGGAGGAAGCACGTCCCTGGAGTGGGCACCCAAATTCGCGGCGGCCGGGATCACCGTCATCGACAATTCTTCCGCCTGGCGTATGGACCCTACCAAAAAGCTGGTTGTCCCCGAAATCAACGCGGACGCCCTGACGCCGGAAGACAAGATCATCGCCAACCCCAACTGCTCCACGATCCAGATGGTGGTCGCCCTGGCGCCGTTGCACAAGGCCTACCAGATCAAGCGGATCGTAGTGTCCACCTATCAAAGCGTGACCGGGACCGGTGTCAAAGCGGTGACGCAACTTTTTAACGAGCGCGCGGGCGAGGAAGGAGAAAAGGCGTATGCATACCCCATCGACCTGAACGTCATTCCCCAGATCGACGTCTTCCTGGACAACGGGTATACGAAAGAAGAAATGAAGATGGTCAACGAAACGCGCAAAATCATGCGGGACGACTCGATCCGCATCACCTCGACGACGGTGCGCATCCCGGTGGTCGGCGGGCATAGCGAAAGCGTGAACGTGGAATTTGCAAAGGACTATGCACTCCCTGATGTGCGCAGCCTGCTCGAAACCGCTCCCGGTGTAGTGGTGGTGGACGAGCCGTCCAAGGCCCAATATCCCATGCCGCTGAACGCCCACGAACGCGACGAAGTGTTTGTCGGACGGTTGCGCCGGGACGACTCCCAGCCCAATACGCTCAACCTCTGGATCGTCTCCGACAACCTCCGCAAGGGGGCGGCCACGAACGCGGTCCAGATCGCCGAGTACCTCGCAGGGAAAGGATGGCTCTAG